One stretch of Rana temporaria chromosome 10, aRanTem1.1, whole genome shotgun sequence DNA includes these proteins:
- the LOC120916419 gene encoding protein RoBo-1-like, with the protein MNTIFVFLILSSLVIAGQMTTCNLCWTLGSTQCCGENQLQCDGSGCMTSSEYCKISSVEYKTIMKGCSFPPLCDKCFSVTTKDDFLIRVSNACGEGDGSNAQVNYNTNICDSQLQPNNYQCPSCFTNSTTEGCESTGFVDCLGLEGQCLDYGGSVILSDGIPRNVSIKGCVTSGGCDIGFSGIPGGKQINLVRIICTPAIPKA; encoded by the exons ATGAATACAATCTTCGTCTTTTTGATCTTGAGCAGTTTGGTAATTGCAG GTCAGATGACCACATGCAATCTGTGCTGGACTCTTGGCTCAACCCAATGCTGTGGCGAAAACCAGCTTCAATGTGATGGATCAGGTTGCATGACCTCGTCGGAGTACTGCAAAATCA GCAGTGTGGAGTATAAAACAATAATGAAAGGCTGTTCATTTCCACCATTATGTGATAAATGCTTTTCTGTAACAACCAAAGATGACTTTCTAATCCGAGTGAGCAACGCATgtggggaaggagatggcagcaaTGCACAAGTGAACTATAACACCA ACATTTGTGACAGTCAGTTACAACCAAACAATTATCAGTGTCCAAGCTGCTTCACAAATAGCACCACCGAAGGCTGTGAGAGCACAGGATTTGTGGACTGCCTTGGATTAGAAGGGCAATGTCTGGATTATGGTGGAAGTGTTATTCTGTCTG ATGGAATACCAAGGAACGTGTCAATTAAAGGATGCGTTACCAGCGGTGGTTGTGACATTGGGTTTTCAGGAATACCCGGAGGCAAGCAAATTAATCTTGTCCGGATTATTTGTACACCTGCAATACCAAAAGCATAG